The sequence CCACCCATTTCACCGTCGTTGACCGAGCGGGCAATATCGTCACCAATACCTACACGCTCAACGGCAGCTATGGCAGCGGTGTGACGGTCACCGGCGCCGGATTTCTTCTCAACAACGAGATGGATGATTTCACTTCCAAGCCAGGCGTGCCCAACATGTTTGGGCTCATTCAGAGCGAAGCCAACGCCATCGGCCCGCGGAAACGCCCTCTCTCGGCCATGACGCCGACCATAGTGCTCAAGGACGGCAAGCCGTTCTTTGCCCTGGGCAGTCCTGGTGGGCCGACCATCATCAACACGGTTCTTCAGGTCATCCTCAACGTGATTGATTTCAAGATGAATATCCAGCAGGCGGTTGACATGCCCCGCATTCATCACCAGTGGCTGCCGGATGAGATCGTCTACGAACCCTTCGGCCTCTCCCGCGATACGATCGAGGCCCTGCGCGCTCGCGGTCATCGGTTCACCGAGCGACCGAGGCTGCTCGGCGACGTGCAGGCGATCATGATCGAACCGGAGACAGGCGTACGATTGGGGGCGTCCGATGCGCGGATGGACGGTAAGCCCGTAGGGTATTGAGAGTTGCTTCCTTCTTGACTTCAAGGGCGAGATCGCTATAGTTTTCCGCCCATGAAAGGTCCAGGCAAGAGAATAGGTCTCGCCGTCATCGGCCTGCTTTGCGTAGGCAGTGTCGTCTCACCCTTGCCGATGCGGCACGCCGCTGCGGAGGCAGTAATCTATCGGGACGAGTTCGGCATCCCCCATATCTTCGCCGACACACTCGAAGCCGCCGCCTATGCTGTTGGTTACGCTCAGGCCGAGGATCGTCTCGAAGAACTGCTGAAGAATTATCGTCGGGCCACCGGAACGATGGCCGAAGTTTTCGGTCCCGAGTATTTCAGTTCAGATTACACGCAGCGCGTCTGGCG comes from Blastocatellia bacterium and encodes:
- a CDS encoding gamma-glutamyltransferase family protein, whose protein sequence is ERQPLRSTYRGYEIITVAPPSSGGVALIEMLNMLEGYNLAELGHNSSAYLHLLVEVMRRAFADRAQFLGDPDFSRIPVAGLTSRRYAEQLRKTIDLTRATPSASLRHGDPFPYESDHTTHFTVVDRAGNIVTNTYTLNGSYGSGVTVTGAGFLLNNEMDDFTSKPGVPNMFGLIQSEANAIGPRKRPLSAMTPTIVLKDGKPFFALGSPGGPTIINTVLQVILNVIDFKMNIQQAVDMPRIHHQWLPDEIVYEPFGLSRDTIEALRARGHRFTERPRLLGDVQAIMIEPETGVRLGASDARMDGKPVGY